From Malus sylvestris chromosome 1, drMalSylv7.2, whole genome shotgun sequence:
CTACGATGGATTGGTATAATAAGAAGACGTATCACATTAGGCTTCCTGTTGATTAATTAAACAGCTAATAACATATTCGTTGATTGATCTAATGATCTCTATCACATCAACATAGAACATAAAACGTCGTCGTCGGTTGGTAAAATGCTTCCATCATGTGAAAGTCGGCACTAATTAAGCATTATTTGTGCGGTATGTATTGTTACCAAGTTTCTAATACAGCTTGGTTACTGTTTTCTGAGTTTGTTTTGTCTAATTAAGTTGTGTATTTTGTTTTACTTCTTCTAGCTAGCAGATTGAACCACGGaataagaaaatagaaaacataataCTTAATTAGAGCAGATAATATGATCGCTGATTAACTAATGATAATTTAGAAGcattttataactttataatATATGGTCAAGAGATGACAACTATCCATATGCACTGTTAGTCTTAGACCTCAGATCTTAAACACCTACTTGTATTACAACTTGCAGTGTCATCAACTCATATTTTAATAGCATAGGAGCGTAAGTTAATACATCTACGAACTTAATGCTAGATAGATCATTTACTTAAACCATATttagatttaaaaaataaatataaccaTCAACCGCcacattattaaatttttaaataaagaaccaaaatatgatttaaaaagATAGTATTCCTGGCATTTTTCAACTTAATTAGGTTTTAAACTTATCCAAGGGTGATGCTAGAGACTGTCTACTTGAATCTATTTTGTATACCGCATGATGCGGCAGTGGTTGAACTAATTGTTTAAATCATTAAAGAATGTATTCAACAATTaaccactacttcatgtaatctACAAAATATAGTCTAAAATCATGATCTACTAACATTTTCCTTAATCCAATGGTTtaatatttttcatgatttatgtGCAAGTTAACGACAGTCCTCAGCTGATTTGAAGTTAAATAAATGTATAGAAATAACAATAAATAACTGCGCAATTCATCACATACTCACGGTAACATACACAAGCAGATTTTAATGTAGTGGTAGTATCGGCATGTATTATTAATTCACTTATACTATTGCACGTAAAAATTTATTTAGTAATAAAGTACATAAATTTATGATATGTCAATCATATCATTTACTTATTTTATAACATGTGAATCAATAGCATCATGCGATTGATGCACTTAAAATTTTACACAACAGGATTAAGGGGAGAACAAAAACTAACTAATGGTGCTTGAAGTTACCGTGAAACTATCAATTTATATAGGCCAAAATTAACCCATCATTTATTACTATTATTACTCTCATCTTCCTCCCTCCACATCTCAACCCAATTGCTTTGAGCTTCTTCTAATCCAAGAACTGAACCCTTCTTCTCTGCATCCCAACTTGTAGACAATGCCCCATACGCAATCCCAAGAGCCGAAGCCCCAAAAGTCAACAGGGTCGTCAAGAATGGTAGCCAAAGTGGCACATCCCACAAGTGCTTCTCCTTAACCGCATCAAAAACTTTCAAAAACGCAAAGCCAGTGGCCAAAGGCAGGCCCACAGCGGCGATAATTCTCACTAGCATCCTCTCGAAAACGACCTGTGGAACTTCCTCATCGCCGTCGTTGTTATCATTTTTGCCGGAGTTTTTGCTTGTAGGCATTTCCTTTGTCGTGGCTGGTGGCGCACTGCCAAAGCCTTTTGCATTTGCATGTGTTTTGTATGCACTTCTTTTAAGGTGGCCTAGGTTCTGCAAGGTTGTGGGGTGGAAGGTTAGGGTTTTGGGCTTCCATGGCAAAGAGTTTGGAAGATAGAGAGATGGTTGGGAGGAAAAAATCAGAGTTTTCATGGCTTATGATAGGTTACTTCATTATAACGCCAAGTCAAGTTGTATGGTCTTATTGCTAAAAACCTTATcccaaatggatggtggtgacgTGGTCTCTAGAGATATTTTGTAACTTTATTtcattgtgatttttctttctgATCACCAAATTAACCTAGCTAGGGTAATTTGTTCTGCACTGAACAAGCAAAACTCTCTAAATCCAATAATAAAGTGAGAAAGGAACCAACTTAGTAAATTAGAACTCGACCTACTTATTGTGCTCTTGCAAATTAACCACGCACACTAAGTATCGTTTTATAACTATTTCGTTTTTAGGgttcagttttattttttatacttgAGATATATGATCAAAATGTAAAGGGAAATGATGGATGAAGAAAAATGGTGTGAGGGAGGGGAAGAATGtgaaaaattctcaaaaatgaaacaacttaaaatgatttttgtttggctttttagttaaaatggtctCTAACATTGGCATAACTTATCACTTTTGtctctgagattgaaaatcaatagaggtggtccctgagtttgtccgttgtaaatcattttggtcattcgtGAAAAATTTGTCAACACCATTGTTAAATTGTCACGTGAGAGACCATGTGAGCACATTTTTAAGTATATTTCTGTCAAACCAACtgtttttagccaaaatggttcttgagattgacataactcctcactttgtcCCTGACAATGAAAAATAGATAGAAGTGATCTCTGGGTTTGTCTATTGTAAAtaattttggtcattttttgaaaaatctatcaatatccACGTTAAATTGTCACGTGAGCAATTGCGTGACCACCTTTTTAAGAATATTTTTGTCTAACCACCCTCTCCACTTAATGAGAATATTAACAATTTTTTCACAAAATAGTTTTATTAACAAAATCTGTCAATATCCTCGTTAAGTGGAGGGGTCGGTTTCTCAAAAACACCTTTAAAAAGTCGACTGTTATCGCTCAAGTGACAATTTAACAAAGATATTGACaaatttttcatggaatgatcaaaatgatttacGATAGACAAActtagggaccacttttatcaaattttctttGTCAATGACCAAAGTAAGAAATTatgacaatctcagggactattttggctaaaaagggGTTGGTTTGACAAAATACCCTTAAAAAGGTGATCACGTTGGACAAACTCAGAGACCACTTCTATCGTTTTCAATTTCAGACCAAAGTGATGAATTATACTAATCTCAATGATTATTTTGGCTACAAAACCTTTTTCTGTTTATAGTTCATTTTGTATATCATTTTATATACATCTCTTCTGCATTTTCCCCCGCCATTCCTccaccattcttcatcatctttTCCAGACGTTTCTAGTTTATCTTGTAAGTATCCTCATGTATGTCCAAATTATTATTCTATGTGTATCATACCTGTTTGTCCCGTTGTACTTTTCTTTCAACATTACAAAAAGAAACTCAACCTACTTAAATTACGATGTCAATCCATAATACATCTGATTACAATACTTGATTAGATAATTTTCACATCCAAATTAAGCATTGTCAAAACTCGAAGGGAAGATGGAGCTAAGGATGGATGAACCTTTGAAGATGCGACAATCTTAATACGCTGTAGGGCACGTAGCTAGCCTCTAAATGGTGAacatcaaaggaaaaaaaatattcaggTTGACCTACTCAAATATTAGGTTTAGCACACCAAGTATCAAATTAGTAGGTAATCACATATTTTAGTGGTTAATTAATCTCTGATTGGGGATCTCTCAAAAACGTACAGCATGTCTATGGAGCTCAATATCCGAAATTTTTATGGAAGTACGCATGCTGAGTGATTTGTTCCTAATAGTTAGTGTAAGTGTTTTGATATATACGTGGCTTATCTCTCTAAAGTAATACTTTATATTAGAATAAGTCATAAAAATTTTCGGTTCCAACTTGGGACCAGTTATGTAATGGAATAAATTCTACACTATAATAAGTTATAATTTTTCTTGGTCAAATCTTAAGAAAACACCCCTTCACATGAGTACAAAAATATTcaagaaataaaacaattggCGCTAAGGAATTTTAATTAGGAAATACACTATTCATTAAGAATAAATAAgtcaataaataatattttttaactaTGCCTTTATTAGTAATAACCTCCTAaagttataaaattaatttgattCCAACTGCATAAATTCGGAGGGATTATAACTTtaaggataatgctagggagattaaatttgtagacaaaatttacaaactaaattatgtctcaccaataggaatgagcacgtttatcaacgctcAAGTAATAATCGAATTATCAACTTCCaatttatttagtttacaaaatttaatttctctagcattatcttAATTTTAAAGACGTTTTACTTACATTGAAATAGAATACATGCACTAGTAAGAGAAAAGCGAGTTTATGCTGCCCTTTTCAGTGTCTACGATTCCCACTTTGAATAAAACAACGAAAAAAAGTACTTTTTGATGCTTATATATAGCAAGCTTCCTAGTTTATCTTCATATCTTGTAGTACTACAGGAGGGAAATGTCTACCTTGAGATGTCTTGTGATATATGCAGTATTAatgttgtttcttcttttttattttaggtTTGGTTCTCACTCTCTTAATCCTGAGGCCAACTTGATTCGAAAATTATTGGTCAAAACAACCAAGGATGAAATATATAATATCGGATTCAGAAATGAAGAGGCAAACAGAATCCATGTGGGCAAGTCAAAGCGCGAACGTATAAGCAAAACTCAAATTGAGTCAAAGCGATCGTCTCCTGGAGGTCCTGATCCACGTCATCACTAGCTTTATCAATCAACCAAGGGGAGAGAAGCTTCCTTACCCAAGTGTCATTACCTTGTTCTTATTTCTCTCCCCTCACGTGAGACCAGAATATGAAGGTATTTTCTTTCAATCATAAGGTGTGTATTTGAACTTCAACAATATATAGAAGTGGTTGCCACTCCTATAACATGTGTATTAAATAACATGGTATGAACAACATTATTCATTAAGATCAATTTGTCGTTGATCATATCCAATTTTGAAGTTGTTGCACCTCTTCTGATTTTATAGAGAAACTGGTCTAAGCGATACATTACaaagcaatttttttattataaatttttaataatattaagaGGACGGGAAGAGTTCAAAACTATCACCATAATTTAGAGAGAGATGAATTTCGTATCTGGGACGCAGCATGAATATAATCTCAACATTCTATCCACTAGGATATTGAACTACATGCGAGATATTGCTTTCTCACTAACGTAGCCAAAACAAAGACAACCTGAACAAAGTCTAAATCAGGCCTAATATGTGATCGAAATCAGATAGGTAATTTACGAATGTTTTGCCTTCGTGCATATCTTCTAGTATAGTTCGAAGTTTATTTTTGGGCCGTCAACAAATTAAAAAGATCATTTCTTCTTCGCATTTAtgtttcaaagttcaaactgAGAGTGATTTACAATTTTGCACGCAGCCGAGGACAGGATCAAATTTGTTTGGTAAGATCTGTCGTTAATTGCGttgaattaattttaattttaggtaTTAAGCACTGTTGTGTTAGTAAGTGCACGTTGTTTCTTATATTTCATCAAGTACGTAATAACTTAATTAAAttggtttaattaattaaaattaggaTGGTCTTCAAAAGCGTGCAAAAGGAAGCATAAACAAATGCAAAcaataatttaacaaaatttatcgtttgacaaaaaattatTGCAAACAATAAAGCTTGATTAATTGTGAAAATATAAATGTATCAGGTGCTTTTTTCTACTGTTGCATGTTATTACAGGTTAAGCATATAAGAAAGTTTATAGTTACGTTCTATTCCATAACTAATTTATTCTAATTAATTACTACCTTTTAAACTTTGTGGTCACTGGGATTTTGCAGCTTCTCATCATTCGATTTTCTTGAGGCCTgccatgataaaaaaaaaatttcatataaaCAAAGCAAACCTATTTATGTTACAGAATTATAGTCATGTTACGTCACATTTGGTGCCTAAAATTAGATTGGATATATTAACTCACTCGATGCAAGGATGGTCAGCTGCTAACCAGGCCTGCAGATGCATGCAGGGCAGGTCTTATGATAGGTTGTTGAGTGTATGGATGAATGGGTGACCCGGGTGCAGAAGTGCTGTATGAAGATAGTAGAGCCGGCTCTGGAGTTCTCCAATAAATCTGAGACGCAGATTTGCTTAGAGTGTTTGAGGCTGATGATCGTCTTGAATATGGTAGGAGGTTGATTTTGATTCTGtggtacaaaaaagaaaaaccaaagcAAGTAGTCaagatcaaatataaatagtattaaTTAAAGTATTAAGAATCATTCGGGTTAAGGGTTTCGCTCTAATTTTTGGAACAGACTTGGAGTTTGcgtagaaaacaagaaaaatgtCATCACTCACTTGTTGTGAACATCGACGTATTCATCTGTTTCATCCCGTATATCTTCCTTGAAGACAGAATAAATAGACTGGttagtttaattttcaaatgtatattgccataaaaaaataaaaaaacagttCATCAATTTATTTACTAACTTGGTTACCTGCAACAGTTCCTCCATGACATCTTCCATGGTTATGATGCCGATTACCTCCTCGTCCCCTTGAAGAGATTCTAAACTTTCAGATGATACATTTTGCGTGCGCAATCCTTGCCTATGTTTCGTATTTGCAGTTTCAGTTGAATATAGAGGTGATGGTATGTCCACGGAAATGCTCAAACGCTCTTTTTGTTCATGCGAAAAATTTAATCCTGTAGAATCGCACTTAACAACCATGAATTCTACTAGCCTAAAGACAAATTTTTGCCCAAAAACCTTATTTTCAGTATAATTTAAATTACCTCTACCCTCAGCCAGTGTTGAAAGTGATCTTGAATTAGTATCCTTGTTACTCTTCACCACAGCAACCATATGACTATGACCTTTCTGGAACTGCTGCAGTACATCGTATAAAGGCGAATTATCATAGACCCTGTTACAGATTATGTAAATCATTACAGTTTACATTAAACATATGTGCTTTTCGGCAAATTAGTTTCTTGGAAACAGTTGTTGGTTTTGCCCAAAACTTGTGTTAGCATGAAGCCAATTGCTAGATTCCATAAGGGAACAGTCATAGCCTACCTTGGAATCCTTCTGATAGTCAAGTATTTAATTGGCGTTTCGTCCTCAGGGCGGCTGAAGATCAAATTCTTCAACTAGTACATTCCGAAAAAATGTGAAATTAGTTACACGTGGATGAAAGGTagctttaaggaaatagtaaaCGATGAGGCCTGCTAAGTGCGAAGTGCTTACCAGAATGATGCCAATGATGTTTGTTGGGGTTCCCGAGTAGATAGGTATACGACTGTGACCTTTGCTAGTTATTAAACCAAGTGTATGGCTAAAGATCCATGGACCAAAACACACCAGAATGACATAGTACTCGAATGTAATTAAATGTGATTTAATTTTGGTATGAACAGATTCAACTAACCATCGTAACTTACATGTTGAGTTTTGAATTGATGTCAAGGGAGAAAGTTTGAGATATGGGAGTCATTGCATCTTTAGCAGTCTTGGAAGTCAAATCCAGAGCACCAGCAATAATCGTCGTTTCATGATGCGATAACTCTCCACCTTTCCCAGCCTAGTGATGAACATGATCATAGTAATTAGACTTTTGACAGCGTCTGCATAGACCCTTACATGACATTTAACAAGAATGTCTAGCAAATTTACCTCATTAGCATGCAGATCCACCAATGTTTTTAGCTCCCCTCGTTTTAAGAGCGCCGAATGCCCTTTGCCAAGGAGGCAATCCAGCAGCTGCCACGGTCAAATTTTCCAAACACGAAAAAGTCTTAATCTGCTCAGTTTATGCTTACACGAAAGAGTTGAGTTATGTGAAGCCAGCGAAACTGGACATTGATCTGAGCTATGTCATGAACGTGTATTTTACCTTACTGCAAGGGTACGACAGGGGGAGGAAAACCACAAGAAGCAATCGGACCAAGTGAGACATTTTCGCGCCTAGACTTAGTCCATATCGAGAACATACAGCTTGAGGAATGATCTAAGAGAAAAGGTGAAGGACAAACGATCTTAAGACAACGATAACGTATTGCCAACATTTAAAGTGCATTAGGCCAAGACAAAAACCAAGTGAATggcttaaaacaaaatttttaccTCCGCAAATGCAAGAACAAGGGTGCCTGACACAAGAATCGCAGCCCAAACGGGAAGAATCGAGTCCAGGAAAATGGGAAGCGCCTTGTAGAACAATACATTAGTTAAAAGGTCAAGTAATTTAGTACTTCAGAACATTAAAACAGCAAAATTACGCATGTCATAGCGGCGTACCTCCATTGCCAGTGATTTTCCTATGAGGAGAGTACATAAAAGTAGATGTTCGTTCTTAACAAGCGGCAGAATCTTCGCTGCAAATTTAGCGAGCTGATTAAGGCTATGCTAGTAATTAATTTTCACAAATAATATTGTAATGAAGTTCACCGCAGCTAGCAACCTGCATTCTTCTGTTCTTGAGGCTGACCGGACTTAATGAGGACTTCAAGATCGACTTGGCTGAAGGAGAGGAGTCCTAAGGCAAGGCCTGATGCAATACCGGCAAATGCCACAAGGACCAAAGATATGACCATAAACACCCAGAAATCGGTCTGACAACATAATATGTCATCGTCTCTCATGGTAGTATAGCAAGTACTAATACTCCAACGGTGAACTGCAATGTATTTATCAAACAGAAGGGTTGGCTTTATACACTTTTGCTTGAACGAACACGCGAAGGACTATCCTTTTTATCGATTGTGCGAGTTACTGCAGCATGAAGAACAAAACCACGAAACAAATAGTGTGAAGTTTTGTGAATTTTGGACAAAGATAATCAGAACACGTAGGAGATGTGAAATATATACAGGTACAGTCTTCTGTCCAAATCCAATCCCTACTGCCGAACACCTCTAAATCTATAGATTCAACAAAAATAGGATAATTAATCtggtaaataaaaaccaaaaaaaaaaaagacggaataccaaattttaattgaaaacaaaacaaaaaaacaaagagtAAAAAACGGAACCTAAGTCATCAAAACTTGCCCGTTTGGTGGGTTGGATGAGATTGGGTTTTAGAGATAGAATTGGATTGACGGGGACTTGTAAGACATGACTTGTAACTCATCTATAAAAATAGGTTAGTTAACCACAATATTGTGGATTTGTAATCCATCATGTTCGGTCATATGCATCTCACATTTTAATATAACAAACAACAGACTGAACTCAAATCCGTTTTGATTGGTCACAACATGTCCCATCCAACCCACCAAACGAAGCCTCATTGGATTGTGACAATGTGGAAAGCCAACTAAAGCATGCATATATGGAATGAACATACGTAAACTAACTGGGAAAGCTCAGTACCAACTTCACTACATATGCATCCAATCGCCAAAAGAAATTCCTTTTGGTTCTATTTGTTGAGCACCAAAAGCAAAGATTCCACTACTtgatggaaaaaaaaacttgggaAGGGATGACACGATCTTTCATGTCGCACCTAAAAGCATGATATTCTCTGTATTTTGGTCTTATTTGACCTCACATTGTCCATACTCAACGTTAGTTCATATGTTTAATATCAAACCGGTGAAACCAATAGTATTCATAAAAAACAACTTGGTGAATCAAACAACCAAAATGTAGAGAAATATTACATAACGTATCAacataatttgttttttataGGTTTTTTTGAAACTTGGTGTAGAAGTTAGCAACGCGTATCGTCACCACCCAACGACATTCATCTCATTCACCCAACTGAGCTCGGTTGCGAATTGACACACCTGCATTTGGTTTAATCCGTGTAATTTTTTGGGTCAACAGAACAATCAACAACTCTTTCTCATTTGGTTTCTGTTCCTCGCCTGTAATAACTTGACTTCTACGTTGGACTTTGCAGTAGTATCAAAAGCTATTTCCAATGAAGGAAACCTCAATTCAGCAAGCATTAGGGAACAATTGTATTTACAGGCTCTGAAACGTTTCAGAATACATTTGGCAAAACAACAGATAAAtgcttttaaatcataaacttagaAGTGGTTTCTTTAAAACACCTAGTACTCGTTGAAGAGTGCACTTCTACTTCTAATTAACAAAAGCACTTTCTATAAAAGTACCAAATGGCCCAAAGTACGAAAGTACTAATGGCTCATTTGAATATacgtttttaatgaaaatgttattgaaatcaatttttaataaaactCAAGttgaattgttaaaaaaaaaataaaactcaagTATGGTTCTGAAAAAAATACTTTAAACGCTTCTTTTAAAAGGcacttaaaatatttttaaaaaccaaaactaatttcacgaaaagtgtttttaatagtattaaaagcacttctaaacaAGTTTTTAAAAATTAGAATTTCGGTTGTACCAATTGAGAAAATTTTTATTGTGATCGGAACACGAGTGATACACCACGTagttttatataagtggtgagaaattttattaagttattaattttttaacacatatatctcaTAATTTGTATAGTAATATATGGTATACCATCGCATGTTCCGATCATTCTAAAAAAATCTCTCGAACCAATTATTTCTCAGAGAATCGCAGCCCAAACTCCAAGGAAAAAGCAAACCTCATCCTTTCAGATTcttcagagagagagatattttgTGGATCTCACACTTGCATTTGCATTAACTACAACCAACTCGAAAACGATGATGATGATCGAGTCAGCCATGGCCGTACAATTCAACTTCGCCGCCACAAACCTCTGCTCCTCCACCTCCATGCCCTGTAACTCCCTCCTCTCTCTGCCCCCTCACTTTAACAGCTCAACTTGCTCTTCACATTTCTTCCCTCCGTTATCTCTGTTCCCAAGCACGacgcttctaatttaatttcttttgtttattgcAGCCTATCGTCCGACGTGGAGCTCAGACGAGGTGAACGGAGCCGTACACTGCCGCCTTTCTTTCTCCGGCGGGTTCACCGCGCCGTGGTACGCAAATTAGTTCGATTTCTATTGTCCAGCAGCTGAGCTTTTTCTAGCTGAATAAACCAATTTGAATTTCAACGTTTCGAAAGTGCATAAATTTGATAAGAATTTGATACAGGAATCGAACCGGACGATCAAAGAATGGTTCGTTTGCAAAAAGGAGAAATTTGGTAAAGAATGGGATTCAGGCATCTGCCCGGCCGTTAGGGCCCGGTTCGGAGCCTGTGAAGCCGAATGGGAGGCCGGAATACCACCCATTTGAGGATATTGCCGAGTCCACATTAGAGGCCAGTGGAACTGCTAGACTTACAGCTGCAGAATCTGCTAGAACCCTCATTGAGGTAGTACATTGTATTCGATTGTTGATAAATAGGCGAAAGTTCGAATCTTGAGTACTAAATTGGACTTGCTCACTTGTTGATGCTCCGCCATTTTCATTTCTGAGGTTCCACCTTGCTAATATTGCCCCATAGCATGCCATTTTCAGGTTAGCAGCAAAGCAACACTCTTGTTTTCGAGTTTGATCAATGACGAGGTTCACGAAAATATTTTATGTCCGGATTTGCCTTATGTAACTGATGAACATGGAAGTAAGTCGAAGTGTGTGACTTTCACATCGTACATTGGACTTGgcaaattttcttttcctttcaaagtAAAGATTTTAACCCGCTCTAGCATGTTGCAGATATCTACTTTCAAGTGAAGGATAGTGAAGACACTTTTCGTTCCCTAACTTCAGAGAATAACTTTGTGGTATGCTATTTTCATGAACAAATAAAATGATAATGATTGGTAGGGATGATTGCATTCTATCAGCAATCCTATGCTCTGGACTTTTCCTTACGAATTTGTGGGTTATTATAATGATGCAGCAAGTTATTATTGGGTTAGATGCTACGGAAATGATCAATGAGATGGAATTACCAGAAATTGATTTTGAAATGGATGGGATTGACGATGAAGATAGTGACGTTGACGATGGTGAtgatgaggaggaggacgatgatgaagaagatggtgaCTACGATTCGGTCTGTTTTGTGTTTTCATTTGTTTAGATGTGGATGCATGGATGTTGTAACGCATTTCTAATTATTTAATAGGTTCATGTTTAGGATTGGGTTGCTgttcttgaagatgaagatgaagatgatctGGATGATTCTGACAACTGGGCAAAATTACAGACTATGCGTTACTCTCACCCAATGAATTTTGCCAAGAAGCTAAGTGAGGTAATTTTCCATTGTAATTTTCTTACCCTACCATGGAGTGATGTAGAggtaattgaaaaaaattaactcGTGTGTTCTGTTTGTAACAGCGGGGAATTCTTGAGCTTTTCATTTGCTTACTTGTAGTACCTCTTTTTCATTTGAAGTGTCTAGCTGCAATTGTACCCCATTTCAGGGTCTTTCATGAAGTTGTCATTTCCGTTTCTCATATTTCCGATTTTGGTTTTACTTTTCAGGTTGCTTCTGATGATCCTATAGATTGGGCGGAGCAGGCTCCAGCTAGTTTGGCTATTCAGGGCCTTATAAGGCCTGCACTTATAGAAGAACGTTCTGTTATCCAAAAGCATCTGTCTGATCACCAGTCTTGTAATGATGGCGTAGATGAAGTTGGGAGGACTGTAGAAGATGATTTAGAAGATCCTGTTAGGATTAATGGCCATAAATCAGGAATTTCCAAGGATAGTCCAGCCTCGGAAGAGGAATTGgagaataaggaagatgaaacACCGGGAAACAGGACTACATTTTACAAACTGGGGATGGTTAAGATTCAGCTGTTTTCATCCCATGGAAGTCAGGTTTGTGTAAGGAAGGATTTACTCTTATTTTGTCATCCAAGTTGATGCTAGCTCTTTTTTAACGGTTAATCTTTTGTTCTAATTCTCCAGACTGTTGTTGAAGTAGAAGACTTTGTAAAAGCTCAACCCGATGCCATTGCACACTCAGCAGCTAAAATTATATCTCGTCTGAAAGCTGATGGAGAAAAGACCACGCAAGCTCTCAAGTCCTTATGTTGGAGACTAAAGGGTCTTCAAGTGGAGGTACCACTTCTTTTTTTAGCCGACATATTCAAACTTGTTAAACAAGCTTCCAAATCTGTTTCCAAGACG
This genomic window contains:
- the LOC126616670 gene encoding uncharacterized protein PAM68-like, which encodes MKTLIFSSQPSLYLPNSLPWKPKTLTFHPTTLQNLGHLKRSAYKTHANAKGFGSAPPATTKEMPTSKNSGKNDNNDGDEEVPQVVFERMLVRIIAAVGLPLATGFAFLKVFDAVKEKHLWDVPLWLPFLTTLLTFGASALGIAYGALSTSWDAEKKGSVLGLEEAQSNWVEMWREEDESNNSNK
- the LOC126616704 gene encoding DUF21 domain-containing protein At5g52790-like is translated as MRDDDILCCQTDFWVFMVISLVLVAFAGIASGLALGLLSFSQVDLEVLIKSGQPQEQKNAAKILPLVKNEHLLLCTLLIGKSLAMEALPIFLDSILPVWAAILVSGTLVLAFAEIIPQAVCSRYGLSLGAKMSHLVRLLLVVFLPLSYPCSKLLDCLLGKGHSALLKRGELKTLVDLHANEAGKGGELSHHETTIIAGALDLTSKTAKDAMTPISQTFSLDINSKLNIHTLGLITSKGHSRIPIYSGTPTNIIGIILLKNLIFSRPEDETPIKYLTIRRIPRVYDNSPLYDVLQQFQKGHSHMVAVVKSNKDTNSRSLSTLAEGRGNLNYTENKVFGQKFVFRLVEFMVVKCDSTGLNFSHEQKERLSISVDIPSPLYSTETANTKHRQGLRTQNVSSESLESLQGDEEVIGIITMEDVMEELLQEDIRDETDEYVDVHNKIKINLLPYSRRSSASNTLSKSASQIYWRTPEPALLSSYSTSAPGSPIHPYTQQPIIRPALHASAGLVSS
- the LOC126616713 gene encoding uncharacterized protein At3g49140-like isoform X2 yields the protein MMMIESAMAVQFNFAATNLCSSTSMPSYRPTWSSDEVNGAVHCRLSFSGGFTAPWNRTGRSKNGSFAKRRNLVKNGIQASARPLGPGSEPVKPNGRPEYHPFEDIAESTLEASGTARLTAAESARTLIEVSSKATLLFSSLINDEVHENILCPDLPYVTDEHGNIYFQVKDSEDTFRSLTSENNFVQVIIGLDATEMINEMELPEIDFEMDGIDDEDSDVDDGDDEEEDDDEEDGDYDSDWVAVLEDEDEDDLDDSDNWAKLQTMRYSHPMNFAKKLSEVASDDPIDWAEQAPASLAIQGLIRPALIEERSVIQKHLSDHQSCNDGVDEVGRTVEDDLEDPVRINGHKSGISKDSPASEEELENKEDETPGNRTTFYKLGMVKIQLFSSHGSQTVVEVEDFVKAQPDAIAHSAAKIISRLKADGEKTTQALKSLCWRLKGLQVEEAVLIGVDSLGFDLRVCSGTQVQTLRFALNTRATSEYSAERQLNDLLFPRMQQKPQTVKQT